tttttctttttgtgacaGACCAGTTGTTAATTCATTTAATCTCTCGTGCACGCTTCGTTTTGCCGCTGTCTGTGTATGGTCAGCTTTACGTGCAGTTCAATGTTCCCACTGTCACCGTTTTGTTGTCTTTTGTACGCCTCGTTCATTGTTAGAACGAAGCATATACATgtgcacacatacaaactTTTGTTTATGGATGAAGGAGTCTTATTGGCGATGTAGTGATCGCGTGCGgaactctttcttttttacttcgtATAAAATGTCGTGTTCTGTCGTCTGTACCCTTTGCTAGTTCAGCATCGGTATAAGGTTGTAGGAGCAcaaaactggaaaaaaagagcaaaagtaAGAATACAACCAacaagaagaagctgttggactCTTGCACGCAACGAgaccccacacacacaaaaaaaaatttccctcTATTACTTTGCTGTAGGGTTTACACCAAGGAAGCAGCACCACCTGGAGGTTTGCACTATTTAGGTATCCGCGATAAGACATTCACGGATAACATATATAAAGGGACAGAAACGTGATTGAAGTCACTACTTAGAATATAAATATGCCCCGTTATTACACCCCACATGAGGTGCGTGCGCACTGCTTCGAGGATGATGCATACGTTTCCATCAATGGGAAAGTTCTAGATATAACTCCTCTCATACAAATGTATCAGGGCACTCGGTACGCCAGTTTGCTGCAGCCGCTTATTCTTGCGGCAGGAACCGATATGACACACCTTCTCGATAAGAAAACAATGGATTTCAAAACATGCATCGATCCAGAGACGGGATTCCGCACGTATGCGCAACCTTTCGGCCGCTTCGCCCACACCCCGACGGTTCTCCCCGACAGTAGCATTGACCTCAGTTATGAGGTGCCATGGTGGCAAGACGAGCGGTACGTTATTGGACAACTCACACGCAAGACCCGAAAAATTCGCATCGTTAATACTCTCAATGGTCACGAACACACACTCGAGGTTTGTTCGGAGGAAACGCTTCGAGAAATAGTGATGACGAGGTACTTGAGCCACAACGCCCACGCGCTAAGCTACACGTGGCGGCGGCTTGACAGTGAACCCCGAGACCTTGATATGGACAAAACGCTAGACGAGAACGGTGTGCTGGACGAGTCGGAGGAATTCGAGTCATTGGGATTAAATGCAGATTATTACATTCCCGCGCTTCATTTGTATTACGATGATGATCTCACGGAGGCGTAATTTGTCTAGAGCGTGGTGCGCCAAAACATTCAAGAAGAGAACGAAGTGTGGGAGAGGGAAGGGACAACGGCAGAGTTTGTTGGAGACGCCCTCGTGTGGACGTGAGGAAGGATAGAGGGAGTTTGggtttttgtgtatgtgaCCAAACtgaccgtttttttttgttcttgccGCGTTTCTTCCCCGGGGGCTTGCTCCTTCATCCGTTTGTGTCCCTCTTTTCATAACTTCGTCCATGTAAAGAACGAGTTActgcgtgtgtttgtttacatATTTGCCGCATTTGTAGGCAAATCACCACTCATAcgggagggagagggggtAGGTCGGTGAGTGTCGCTCCCCAAAGCTATTCTTCCCTGATCCCTCCTTTATCTCACTTGtatttcttgttgttgtgttgtttttttttttgcgttcaCTTCCAGTGTCTCTCCTTAAagatatacacactcacggGTTAAAAACGCTGATTCCACTTATCGTCTTTATTTACCGTTCTCTACTCGGCACTTACCATGTTCATAGCAAGATTAAACTGTGGTAGGGGCAAGTCTTTGTTTTCCGGACACACCGCATCTGTCAAGTATTAATTTTGTAGCATTGATCTTATTATCGAGAGAGGCTGAAACGGGTATTTGGGTTTGATTACATTTACTAAAATCATTTGTTGCAACTGGTGGTGATGCTCCGAGTCTCGTGCCGTTTTTTTGGTGCCCTTCAGGAAATCTTTTCTCGGGGTCAAGGGGTGTGGAATTTGGATTTTGGTAACTCGCCGACGACGGAGGATCTCATCTTCAACTCGGCCCCCAAGACCTCGAcacccccttttcacgtCCTCGACCTTGAAGGTAATATCgttaacaaaataaacgaacCAGTGGTGCCGAAGGAAACATTAGTGAAGATAATGGAAACGATGATACGGTCAAATACTATCGACAACATTCTTTTGGAGGCGCAGCGACAGGGTCGAATTTCATTTTACCTTACCGCATTGGGTGAGGAGGCCACCGTCGTTGGTACGGCTGCAGGATTAGAGATACGGGATGAGGCCTTCCTGCAGTATCGTGAGGCTGGGTTCCTCCTGTACCGTGGTTATAACATTCCACAGTTGGTTGCGCAATGCATGGGGAATGTGGAAGACGTGCTGAAAGGGAGGCAGATGCCCATACATTATGGATCGCGGGAGTTAAATGTGCATATGGTAAGTTCGCCACTCGCAACACAGATTCCACATGCGGCAGGTGCGGGTTATGCTTTTCGGCTTGAGAATGAGGAATTGTCCGATGAAAGCAAGTCACGAGTAGCCGTAGTGATTTTCGGTGAAGGAGCAGCGAGTGAGGGAGATTTCCATGGGGGAGTTAACTTTGCCGCTGCTACGGGATCTAACACTCTCTTCGTTGTACGGAATAATGGCTATGCTATTTCGACTCCTGCGCGTGTACAGTACAAAGGTGATGGAGTGCTAGCGCGTGGTATCGGCTATGGTATTCCATCTGCTCGAGTGGATGGGCAGGACGTGCTCGCAATATTGCAAGCCGTCCAGCAAGCACGACAAATCATACGTACTACCAACCAGCCTGTTCTAATCGAAGCTCTTTGCTATCGTTTACAACACCACTCCTCTTCTGATGATAGTGGTATGTACCGTTCAAGTGATGAAATTGAAAACTTCTTAGCGCTCTCCCCACTTGATCGATTTGAAAAATTCCTTGTGAAACGGGACTTATGGACAGCTGAGCATACGGGGGCGCTGGCGAAACAGGTTCGTGAGGAACTGTTGCAGGAGTTACGTCGACAAGAATTGTTACCTCATTGGCCGGCAGATGTTATGCATGATGATGTCTACAAGGTAAAGACACCAGACTTGGTTAAAGCACAAAAGGAATTGCAAGCTCACTACGAACGAAACAGGGGATTCTACGGCAAGTGACACGAAAAAGGGGGATGGTGTCGGAAGGGTAGTCTCACATTGTTGTCGACGTATGCACCACTCTGCCGTTCCTGCATCGTCGATTTTATCGTCTTGAAAGAACGTGTGTTCTCAAACTTACACCTGAAGTGTTTTTTTCATCAATTTTAGTGAACTCATCTGATCctccacttccttttttttgtcaaaaaattttttgaaTACTTTTGAGCGCAATACAACTAACGAGCACTCCTAGTAATGCTGTTCCTTCATAACctcctttgcttctttctcTCATCGCATCTTTTGTTCGGCCCCTTGAAGTGGCAGTAGCGCCAGCGGTCATTAGGTTTCCTACGGTGTTTGTCCACAGTTCCACATATTATTAACCACAAGAGTACCAAATCACTGTTAGTTGTTAAATTTGTAGCAACGGGTGGTTGCAGCATCACTCGTTATTCTTCTCACATGTGTAATGTCGTATCGATTTAAGGGTCGCTTGAACCCTACCATATTGCGTAAACTACCCCGCAATTTGGTAGTGTTTGATGGACACTGTTTGATGTGTCAGGCACGTGTGCAATATGTACTGGAACGTAACTTCTCGTATTTTAGCCTCCTTAATCTTACCCATGACGTGGACAAGGTTAAGCTTGAGGAGAATAAAGTGCTCTTTTGTAGCTTTGACTCAATTGAATGGCGGGAGCTGCGCCGGCATTTTCCCGATGTTACAAAAGACGTAGAGGGTATTATACTATTCGAGAAGGTACCGTCACGCACTGCCGACTTCCTGAGTAGGGTACGGCGAATGAAAAAGCGATCAAAGTCCTTATCCAAGTCAAACGAAGCGCTAAGCTTTCCGGTTGCGTC
The genomic region above belongs to Trypanosoma brucei brucei TREU927 chromosome 10, whole genome shotgun sequence and contains:
- a CDS encoding 2-oxoisovalerate dehydrogenase subunit alpha, producing the protein MLRVSCRFFGALQEIFSRGQGVWNLDFGNSPTTEDLIFNSAPKTSTPPFHVLDLEGNIVNKINEPVVPKETLVKIMETMIRSNTIDNILLEAQRQGRISFYLTALGEEATVVGTAAGLEIRDEAFLQYREAGFLLYRGYNIPQLVAQCMGNVEDVLKGRQMPIHYGSRELNVHMVSSPLATQIPHAAGAGYAFRLENEELSDESKSRVAVVIFGEGAASEGDFHGGVNFAAATGSNTLFVVRNNGYAISTPARVQYKGDGVLARGIGYGIPSARVDGQDVLAILQAVQQARQIIRTTNQPVLIEALCYRLQHHSSSDDSGMYRSSDEIENFLALSPLDRFEKFLVKRDLWTAEHTGALAKQVREELLQELRRQELLPHWPADVMHDDVYKVKTPDLVKAQKELQAHYERNRGFYGK